TCTAAGAATCCGGATAACGATAACCACGACAGTTTTATGATGATAATGTTGACTCATGGCACCGACGCTGGTCTACTCATGGCTGATGGAGGTATCGTTACCGAGCTGGAAATTCTCGAGTATTTTTCGACGTCGAAGTGCCGGTATTTACTTCAAAAACCGAAACTGTTCTTCATACAAGCATGTCGAGGGAGTAAGTAAATTGTATCAAAAGGTACATGAgacaaaataacttcatttgtAGATCTAAGACATCGACTAGGTCTATGAAGAGACAGCATTTGTTTAATATACAGAGGGGAAAGACCATTCAATGCTttaaaaaccaataaatctGCCTTGAACTCACTACGTTTGTGTATAGGTAGCCAGTGCAATTCAAAAAGATCTGGCGTTATGGAACTCCAGTAAATACTGTAGGAATTGTAAATACTGTAGGaattttgctgtttttttttcagtaaaagaAATTTGCTTTTTAGGTTCTGTTTATTCTAATCGTAGAACAAAAAGATGAAGGACGGATGGATGCACAGCCGACACAGATGGGGCTGGGTGAACTGTTGAGTCGGGCACCAGTCGCTGAAATGGGTTCCAAGGATGATGCCGATGCTATCCCTACGACAGCGGGGAATTTTGCCGACATGTTGGTGTCTAATGCAACTTTTACAGGTAATTCTTAAGATATGGCTGCCTGGTTTTTAAGGTATCTTTCTGTACTTACGATTTTGCATAGACTTGAAGAGTAAAGTTGAACAGTAATATCTCGTAATACTTTTCTTGATCCCAAAATTTAAAGAATCTGTTGAAAATATTCGCCAAAAGTCGTAGGGCCATTTTCTTTCCATCGTAGATTCTTCCCTGTTCCTGTATAATAATTCAGTGTAATATGTAAGTGCACGCTAGTAAAACAGGGTTTTGCGCCATGGCTAAGTcgagcgatgccatcaggtccGAATCCCTGCCAAGGGAGCATGGTCTCAGTCTAGTTACATCATGTAATAAAACCGTATCGTACTTTTAAAGGTTATAAAAGTTACGCGTATTCTCAACGGAAAAGTACGTGGTATGTACAGACGTTAACTGAAGTTTTCTCGAAGAAATCTTGCGAAGAAGACGTCGTCTCGATGTTAACTATGGTAATCGTCATCCACAAAGTCCGTCAtaacagagctgccaactgtttctgattttcagtatttgaaagatgttactgagggtcttactgttgattagtgattaatttgaacattttctttcatatttctatgaaatgttactgaaaaaaattcaatttgttactgatagcacttttcagaggttggcagctctgtttTAACGCCATCTTCTTTATTACCACTGCCATCATTTTTCGGAGAAATAATTTGTCCAatctaactcaaattcaatgaaactaCCATTCTTTATAGCGCCAAGTTAATGATCGTGATAAATCATTTCCAGTGGTATTATAAAGGACTTTTACTGTATTCACCATTGGGCTGCTTTATAAATGCTCAGTTCCTCCGTTTTCCAATAATTTTcgttatatataatatatatatatatgtatatatatatatatgtataaattaTTCTAGGTTCATGACCTAATTTCGAAAGTTCGAACAAAAGGGGACGCCGTGCAAACGCCGAATATTAGTATGAATACGCTGACGAAAAAGGTCTACTTTTTTCCTGGATTATGAATCGAAGCCGGAACCAAACTACCAGTATATGCATTGAAGCTCTTAGTAAAACCCGGACTTATACAGATTCTTTATTCAATAAAAATCTGTCTTTGCGGTTTCCGTTCAATAACTTCATAAAAACCCATGTTCTTTCGTAACGAAAAGTTGAATAATGATGTCGAGAaacatttaatgaaaataaatcaaatttttttatataaaaaatcatttcatctttattttacGATCTATTTCGGTTTCAACCCTTGTATGTACTTAAAATCATAGAAGTGTAAGTGAACACTAATATGTTAAAATACGCTGTAATGTCTAAGTATAAAAACAACTTCTTTTTGATAGTTAAATCGCTAAGAAAACATTGTCgctaaaatattgaaacatcagataaatcaaaatcagTACAGCCCATCCATTTGTTTATTGGTACATCTAATTTGCTCTATGCATTTTAAGCAGTATCTATTAGGGCCAAACTTGCTTATACAATTTGTCATAGTTGGGATGATCATCATGTTGACGACTGGTTAGATTTTGAAGTGCAAATAGAGACTCAAAAGCAatgatttaaccctttcattgcTGACTTTCAATACTtgaagtgctggagataatttggtaattccaccccagtgtaATGTGTAGCAGGGAGTTTTTGGGTATCCTGATCTGAAAGAGCAGGCACACTGCTTTAGTTCGTATACACcatggtgcggtgtatcgttagttactaatactTTGCTATATTTTACaggccatctttcaatagagataaaaattGATAACGAATAACATAAATTCACCGTAGTGTGGTGTATCAGCAAAGTCCATcatcgatttatacaccgtACTGCAGTGTAgaagcactgaaagggttaactgaGTCCGACACATGCATAGTTGAAATAGGGTTAATTCTAGATCACCCTACATTTGTACCGAATGAATAAATGGCCCTTATTTGATAGTGGAaagatttttataaaatattttagttggAAGCAGAGACCTATCTGATATAACGGATTAACAATCACTATCTGTCAACATTTGGCTCATTCAAACACATTTGcatatatatcatatgaatCTATCTACACGATGTGAATATGAGAAATTTACAATAAAATGAGAGGAATGTATAACAATAAGCATAATATATACATTCTTAAATATACAAAGATTTTTATGTACATCCATTGTCAATTGTTCTAATCCATTTACCTTGGTCCTGACATAGCAGTATTCGGTCGCTACTGCTTTGCTCTGTAGCTCACACAGTGTGACAGAGACAGAAAAGGCAAGACAGCGGGcttcaatgaaattaattctatTGGGAGCGTAAAGCAAATCTCCGAGAATATGGTCTACTCTGCTTACCTCAAGTTTCGCGGGACTAATGAATTCTCTCCGAGATACGACAATTGCGGGGTAGTCGGAGCTGGGATTCGTTGTTATCACAATAATTTGGAGTAAGAAAATCAGTAATATATTGTCCGGGGCATGCGAGGCAATAACAGGGTAAACAGAGTATTTTATTCATTGAGTGTATGATTAGTTGATTAATTTAGTAACGTTTTATGTCTTCACAAGACCTTTCTACTGGACACAACAGGTATATTTCTATTCCTGAGATCACACTTCAactatgaatacattttaatgtatatttgtttttcatcatCGATTATTTACCAGTACATTCTTCGATGTATTCTAACTTATGTATCGTTTGTCTAGTCTATTTCTACGTCCACACGATATCTGACCAATCACAGCAGCAGGATATGACGCGATACACAATTCAACCTGAACCTGAAAGTTTCATAAAAATACCAAAAGGCGTTATGTACGTTTACTAACgaagatattatatataacaaaaggattcttttaaccctttcattgATTAATTAATACCCAAAAGTGCAggtgataatttgaaatttaagaataattcCACCCCAGTCTGTTGAATATTTGGCATACTGCTATAGTGTACGTCTAGATCTCAGTGCAGTGTATCGATAGTTACTACTATTTCACTATGCTTGACTAATAACATTAATACATTGATTTATACATGGCACTggagtgtagatgcactgaaagggttagttactaatatgcCACTATAACAGATGatagtgcggtgtactagcatcatcgattcatacaccgcactgcagtattgacgcactgaaagggttaacacaTGAAAACTAACATTGAACTGACTTACCTCTAATGAATATCACAATTATCATTTGATTATCTACTCAAATCTGGTGAAGATCACCGCGATAGAAATTCAGAAATCTTCACGCTACGTTCTCGAGCTAGATTCAATACATCGTCCGCCATTTCGGGCACCGTAGTAAACCGTACTTTACTGAATGAGAACGCATCGTAGAGAAATTCCATCACTTGATcctaaaaaataataaatctcGAAGTAACCACTGTTGTGAAGTAAccacagggtggccacttacatgggaattttcttttcaataaaaaagGCAGGGAATGGTAAGGGAATTTcgtaaaaaagctaaaaaccAGGGATAAgtggaaatttgttgagattgctagattaaaatcaaacagttatcATCTATGTTGTATGTATTTGACTGtttattgattggattcttatgATTGGACTGTAGGTTCTTTCTGACTCCATAGTCAAATTCGAACACATAACTATAGAACTCACAGGGTCCTGTCATTCTATATGGTCAACATTTTAATTGGTACTCACCTTAAAGAAGTAACATAGACGATTCATCTGTTCGTTAGGACCTAAGAATCCCCAGGCAAGAACGGGACTCATGTGTTCCGATATGGCGTAGAAATGTGCAATAAAACCATTAGGAACCTGTAGAAAAATGGAATAATTCTCTTTAAAGAAATGAGATTCTGGACTTGGAAAATGATAGTTTAGAGAAAACCTCCACTAACCTTCAACAGTCTTCTCTTAGCTTTTAGTACCGACCACACAGCAGTAGCCAAAGCCTACGATAAAATCAGAATTCAATTGCATCAATTAAGAGAAAATATGAATCATAAGACGAAAACTGTCGTATTCTCTTTCCAGCAAGCGCCTCCTcataattctaatattttttgtttgaaaacCCAGGGGCCATATACCAGTACGTGAGagttcttttatttctagaaaaaGGAGGCATTTACCCTTAGAGGGCCACTTGCCTGGGAGAATACAGTAATAATGAATACGGAACTTACAGTTTCTTTAAAACCGTTCGAAAGCCAACGGTTCTGTACAACAGTTGTTACCGATGTCGGCGGACTTTCCAGATCGTCGAATGCATCCATGAGAATAAAATCGAGCACAACGTCATAAAACGATATCACTTTTACCTACGAAACAAAAACGCGCAATCGGCCATATCAGTAGTGATTCTGAAGAGGTGCGATGCAGTGTGGGATATATAGAGAATCTCGCACTGAGAAAGATGTGGTTCAAATCGTCGGTAAAGTGTTTTCAAAAGCTTGTTATCAAATGTGTAGTGAGAACTTTAAGGCATACAGCTTAAcattcaaaatagaaatttcattttgagaCCACCGATTCCATAGCCATCGAGATACGAATAAAATTTCCATAGCTTCATTCAAGGGGTAGGAAAAAATTCCCACATTCCAAAACttgtaagaaaagaaaaccCTGTTAATGGCATGAAATGCTGCCATAATACAGTGAACCTAGTGAGCGAGGTGTACAGGGAACGTGCTATTATTATACATACCCCTCTACCTCTTAATTCGTCCTCCATTGATTTACGATTCTCGGCGATGCTCACGTATTCGATCATTTCGTCAAATGCGATTTGAAAATCTTCAGGATCCTACAAGATAATGTACATACGTAAAAATAACAGTGTTCAACAAACAGCACACGTTACcggtgagagagagagagagagagagagagagagagagagagagagagagagagagagagagagaggagagagagagagagagagagagagagagagagagagagagagagagagagagagagagagagagagagagagagagagagagagagagagagagagagagagagagagagagagagagagagagagagagagagagaggagagagagagagagagagagagagagagagagagagagagagagagagagagagagagagagagagagagagagagagagagagagagagagagagagagagagagagagagtgaatGCTTTGAATCTTACCCGATCAGCTTTGATTAGTATATCAGTCAACAACTGTCTGCCCATATCTATAAACCATTTCAATATAGTTACGTCGCTGAACAATTCCTGTAGAAATTCAAGAAACAGTTACATTATTAACTCATTCATGGGAAAGATCTGCGTCCTGTGAATCAGTGATGTACATTATCTAGTAAAAATTGTTCCGTAAACCCTTCTAGGAAGTTGGCGGAATTCATATACCTTATATTCAACACCACAAAAATAGCTACTGGTAATATGGCAATCTATAGGCCCTTCATTTAACCGGTATTACATTATGAAAGAAGTCAGTATGCCCCATCAGAAAGTGGTCTGAAATGGCTGACATTCCAACGATTTCAGAATTCAACAATCCCTGGTAAacatataataaagaaactgaTTTCCCTGCAAGTCGCCAGAATCACAGAACATGtcatacaactttgcaattgattatggtaacaaaatatgcattcaGGCGGCTTGAGTAGTAGTAATAGGCAGGCCAGATGTGGGTAGGTTGAGGACTAATAGTTTGTTAAAGAACGTATAgtactttttaatttttgaagatGAAATGTGACATGTAAATGAATCCCAAGAAAGTCTTAGAATATCACCTCGAATGCCAGGCGTAAACAATGCAATTTGGCTAAGAATTCCGAGTCCGATGAACATCGCACCATTTTCGTTCGCAGTTCTCTGCAAGGGATCACCCCATGTTCTAGTTCTAATAAGGCAgctttatacatgtatagatgTTGATATCTGGCATTCTGGTCAACCATATCCGACAGATCGGCCATCTACAAACAAATAcgtaaatgaaaatttaacattaacaCGGTCGCGCTAAAACTATATTCAAGAATATCATTAATactaatacagtcaaactagTTAATtagtcattttcaataaactttgaaCTTTGATTTTCAGGCCCCCAAATTcgaatatcatatatcataggAGCCGCTAAATATAAGGAATTTTTAAGGAGATAATTTCAAGGAAGTGTCCTCATCACCTTCATATCCTAATTACAGTAGACCTCCTTAATCATCAGTACTGTTTTTCTCAGTAAACCGTTAGTTCGGTGGTTTTGTAAGAAAATTTCAATCCTTTACAGTACCTGAACTAAGTAACTAATTTGTGGTAAGGGTAAAAAAAATCCAGGTCTCACCTGTACCGATTTCGGCGGAACTACAGATgtttctaattgcctatttctcaaaattcaaggcGTTTTAAAAGAGTTTCTGATTCATGcgcctttaaaagcatttcccattttgaaggagtttttaaggagttgtagggaccctgttgtTGTAGCACTGGCTTCAAATTTGACAGTACCTCGGAGGCGGAAACGAATGAATCCTGGTCGCTATCGTCGGACATCGTGCTGCGTCTCTCGCGCTCGTAAACGCGATCCATTTCGCTGAGCGCCGTCAGGGCGGAATCCAACGCGGCGGCGCTCGCTTGTCGATATAGACGACGCTCGTATTCCTCTTGTATCTGATAACTTCTATCGATCAGATTTTCTATTTGTTGCCGAAGATCTGAAGATACGGCTGTTGAAAACTTTTCTTCTTCCtgctgaaaaaaattttgagtTAGTGCAATGTTAACATTTTCCATCAGTCTTCATATACATCATCAGACTTCAAATACATTGCATTAATTCATTTGACATGCAATTTTTCATGCAGGAATTTTGTGGTATTTTTCGAATTTTGTAAGGTGATAGTCCAAGGTATAGGGAGGCTACTGTAAAACAAACAGGATTTTCATAAACGCCTCAAAATTTGTCATGTTTACATCAATAATCTTACAAACTGTTCAATCTCCAGTTTCAGATGCGCCTCTAAGGTCAGGTTTGGACTGTcagaaatttttcaatttgttgcATTTATGTCATGCAGATAAGATCGAAATAGCAGTAAGGGCTTCCCCAGGGTTCTTGCAAatattccctgattaaatcataagaaatCCTCAGCAGGTGCCCTCTCTTCTCAAGAGTGAAGTTCCTCGTACTactcatcaccagcaagaacaacagaaCACTAAAATTTCacattccctgacttttcacGGATTTCAGATTTCCAAGAAAAGAGTCggggataaataaataaatctaaaattctTTGATTTTCCTAACTTGAAAGATTAAAACATTATATTGACCCAGCACATATTGTCGGTATGGTTCCGCAGTTTATGACTTACATTAATGAAAGTTTCGCCGTCGGTAACATCTCCATTTCCTATATGCGTAATACCAGCGTCGTCCTGTATTCTCAATAACGCATCTTCCCAATAGTGAATCGCATTGTTCAGCGAATCCAAACCTAGAAAACGATCgttttgatttgttgttcATCCAAGGAAGGCTAAAGGGGCTGTCCGCAAAAGACATCCACGCTGTAGGGGGAGAggttttctttgaatttttggaCTTTTGTGGATAAGAGGGAGGGGTCCTCTGTACAACCAGATTATTTCTAGTTGGATTCTAGGCACATTCAGATCTCTCGGGAAGCTAGGAATCAACGTCgtattgataaaataactCTTCCTGGCAAATGTGGTACACATGCTATTATGAGTTGTTCCTAAAAGTGAACATATCAAAACATCATGGAAGTCAGTTTGAAGAACCCAACCCAGATCATGACTTCCAAAAAGTTGTAGTTTGACTGAATGGCTGAATCATAACAATTACTATTGATgattacatgtacatcaatATAAGAACAATGACCTATTAACTTATAATCTGTACATTATGAACATAATTCTTAAGATATAAATAAATAGGTACATAAATAAGAAGGACAACCCCAAGCCCTAGAAGCGGTGCCTAATTGGGGGATTGTCCTGTGGAAAAAGGAATTAATAAACTTAATGATGATTAGATATGAAGATATCTAGACTTCAAGCACTTACCCATTTGACACAGTTGTTGAGGAGACATCGTCGAAGTGTCGAGATTATGAGTAATCGTAGAAGTAGAACTACTCAGTGAATGTGAATTATGTCGTCTGCTGTTTAACGATAAATGATGAATGCTCGGACTATTGCTGTGTTGACTGTTTCTACAACTCGGTATATCTGCAATACATTTTCAAGTAGGAATCATATAAATTCCAGATCACGTAGTAGATAATTCACATTAGCTccatatatttcaaagcattgATATAATATTGCAGCCACTCTGGAAACGGGCAATAGATATTTTATAAggggtggctgattttcagaggggtgGATGTAAAACCTCAAGTGGTGAACccttaaatcatcaatttagGTGATACTTCGGtaggacgtttttttttcttttaagaaGTGGGTGTGAAGACAAACCTCCATTAGGACTTTTAGCCGACAACGGACTGTAACTACGTGATCTCGAATTTATAGAATTACGGTGGACGACCGGTTTCCGCGTGGACCGCGGTTTACGACGTTTGAATACAGTAGCCAGTACTCCGATAATGAATACTCCGACCGATACTCCGACTATCGTGGCCTTCACAGGTGTACTCAACGACTGCATTCTACAACTGCCTGATGAGGTGGAGTGGcatctaaaaataaaatatcaatgtATCACCATTTGATTTATTCAGCTAATAAGTCCGTTCATTAAAATTTAACCCTTTTAGTGCATCTTCTCCGCAGTCTGGAGTATAATCGGTGATTGGCTTTGTTAGTACATTGCGTCAAGtggtattgatgttattaaccctttcagtgcatctataGTCTACAGCAGTGCGGCGTATAGTTTGGTAATGGACTTTGCAAgaacaccgcactgcggtgtatagatgtaattcgttaagatggcagcacctgtcaaacacagTTAGATAAAGTAagtaacgatacaccgcactgcggtgtagacacattATTACTGATGCCTGATATTTGATGCACTAGGCtggaatattcaaatattttcaaattatccaCAGCACATTAGGAATAGGGTACTAATAAGTTAGCACCCAAAGGGATAAATTGGATTAGTAAAAAAATGTACAGTACTGTACAGATTTCTCTTGTCTTTTTGATGATAGCCTACTGCAAATCTCTAAAAATTAATGGATCAGGCTGATTTTGATCTGAAAACTGACGACTTCATTATCATCACATTGTCTAACGACGTTATGATCAAATTGATTGTTTACCAGACAAAACACATGGAAGGAAAGGGAAAGAACATCTTTTTTCGGCGACCTTTTCCTAGACCCGGAAGTAAACCGGAAGTAGGCATTCTAGAGAatgtcgcgggcgttaaaatGACTCCAAGTTTAaccgaaaaaaaattacgGTTGACCTCCGTTAAAACATGTTCCTTCGATTAATCGAATATCCTACGTTAATTCGTGGTATTTTTTGATAATCACATTTGTGTAGAATAGAAGCGAAACTGGGTTTAATCATCTGTCTATAAATACCCAGGCCCAGGGGCAGCACCATCCGGTCACAAATAATCCACCTAAGATGGCCACTGCGACGTGAAGAAATGTCAATTTGTATTCTAGTCTAAATATTACCGAATTAACGAAGTTTTAATTGAATCTATCGTTAGGTAAATGCGCATGTTAGATAAGACAATATTTTAGCGGTGGATTTTGTTCATTAAATGTTATCATTTTACTTGTTGTGGAGGATAAAAATGACTTGCGATCAAAAGTCAACAATTTTGAAGAGGTCCACTTTTTTCCCAGGGCCCAAGCTTTAAGCAACTTGCATCAGCAGGACTGTAGGACTGTAGGTCGACATGAGCCATTCTTAAACACTAGAGCTGAGGCCAGATGCTAGTGCACTTCCTACCTACCATCAGCGCCAACGAGGCCAGTACCATCGGTGGTCCAACTTCTCTGACCTCTCTAATGATGAGTCTAGATTCCGGTGCTCCAACTTCTGACCTCTAGCGCCAATGAGTCCAGATTCAGGTGCTCCAACTTCTGACCACTTAGGCCAATGAGGCTAGATTCTGGCACTCCAACTTCTGACCACCAGCGCCAATGATGCCAGATAAGCCTGTTAGTACCTCAACCTCATACTATCTATGCTTGTGACCCTTACCTACCTTATCTTAATACATAACCAGGTCCAGTCCTGCGTCGGGTCAGTCCTGGCCCAGAGAAAACCTTATCCGTCGCACTACATTCCAATGGTACCTAAAAGGTTAATCGGTACTTTTGATAACTTTTTTTCTAGAGTTATAGCTTTAAAACGCGTGCGAAGAAATAACGGGACGATGAATTCCGGAAGCGAAGAAATCCTCGAGTTGATCCGGCACCTGAAGCAGGAACGACTGTTCGTCACGTCGGAGAAATACCAGCTGCAAAAACTAAACGAAAGCGTCCACAAAACTGCTGAGACCCTGTGTCACCTGGCGTGGATCGCGCGCGAGCAACGCATAAACCTCGAATCTTTGCTACGCGGCAATCCCGACTCGTCGCAACACGCCAGTTTCCACAAAGCGAATGCGTTGGAAGTCGTCAAGTTCGTCGACGCGTATCGACACCTGAGCTACCACGAGTCGAAATTCAGCGAGTTCTTCAAATCGTTGCGCGCGTCGCCGAAGCTGCTCGCCGCATGTTTAATCCGCGACAAACAACAAAGCGGCGTCGCGACGCAGAACATCGTCGGGATTATCATTTCGGCCGTTTACGCGAATTGCACGCTGCAAGAAGACGAACAGTACGTGTTGCAGATCACACGCGCGTTGATGGAAGCGCAGCTGCTCGGTAGCGACGACCCGGCGCGTGTCCTGCGCCGGGGTACGTGCGCGTTTTCGGTCATCTACAAACAACTGATCGAAGGCTCGTACGCGGCGCGTCTGTTTCTGACCGCGGCGTTGAACGCGCCGGTCATGTTTCTACTGAAAGACTTTGAGTGGTTCTACGACGTCGACGCGGAAAAAGCGCTGCAACGTTTCTCGACGCTCGAACGCAAGCGCCGATTCG
This Tubulanus polymorphus chromosome 7, tnTubPoly1.2, whole genome shotgun sequence DNA region includes the following protein-coding sequences:
- the LOC141908139 gene encoding mitoguardin-like isoform X1; the encoded protein is MQSLSTPVKATIVGVSVGVFIIGVLATVFKRRKPRSTRKPVVHRNSINSRSRSYSPLSAKSPNGDIPSCRNSQHSNSPSIHHLSLNSRRHNSHSLSSSTSTITHNLDTSTMSPQQLCQMGLDSLNNAIHYWEDALLRIQDDAGITHIGNGDVTDGETFINQEEEKFSTAVSSDLRQQIENLIDRSYQIQEEYERRLYRQASAAALDSALTALSEMDRVYERERRSTMSDDSDQDSFVSASEMADLSDMVDQNARYQHLYMYKAALLELEHGVIPCRELRTKMVRCSSDSEFLAKLHCLRLAFEELFSDVTILKWFIDMGRQLLTDILIKADRDPEDFQIAFDEMIEYVSIAENRKSMEDELRGRGVKVISFYDVVLDFILMDAFDDLESPPTSVTTVVQNRWLSNGFKETALATAVWSVLKAKRRLLKVPNGFIAHFYAISEHMSPVLAWGFLGPNEQMNRLCYFFKDQVMEFLYDAFSFSKVRFTTVPEMADDVLNLARERSVKISEFLSR
- the LOC141908139 gene encoding mitoguardin-like isoform X2; this encodes MQSLSTPVKATIVGVSVGVFIIGVLATVFKRRKPRSTRKPVVHRNSINSRSRSYSPLSAKSPNGDIPSCRNSQHSNSPSIHHLSLNSRRHNSHSLSSSTSTITHNLDTSTMSPQQLCQMGLDSLNNAIHYWEDALLRIQDDAGITHIGNGDVTDGETFINEEEKFSTAVSSDLRQQIENLIDRSYQIQEEYERRLYRQASAAALDSALTALSEMDRVYERERRSTMSDDSDQDSFVSASEMADLSDMVDQNARYQHLYMYKAALLELEHGVIPCRELRTKMVRCSSDSEFLAKLHCLRLAFEELFSDVTILKWFIDMGRQLLTDILIKADRDPEDFQIAFDEMIEYVSIAENRKSMEDELRGRGVKVISFYDVVLDFILMDAFDDLESPPTSVTTVVQNRWLSNGFKETALATAVWSVLKAKRRLLKVPNGFIAHFYAISEHMSPVLAWGFLGPNEQMNRLCYFFKDQVMEFLYDAFSFSKVRFTTVPEMADDVLNLARERSVKISEFLSR